The Setaria italica strain Yugu1 chromosome IX, Setaria_italica_v2.0, whole genome shotgun sequence genome has a window encoding:
- the LOC101759178 gene encoding cation/calcium exchanger 1 — translation MALSRRRARTAPAAVPSACFLLLLLLLLTSSSLLSPTPPSRDGSSSSSLFAGKGAQGSDCAELQSIAGGEARCAYLRAHSPCSPAGYVDYLRLFYCGFAGAPAAACTVLALWLAVLFYLLGDTASEYFCASLEGLSSALRLPPAVAGVTLLSLGNGAPDVFASVVSFAAGDVGGVGLDSALGGALFVSTVVAGAVALAVGARGGIVVEPRGFVRDLCFLLLALCYLLAVLVNGAVTVWVAVSFVSLYVGYVVVVWTSHCCAEQGKPPAAGLAAPLLLDEDDDVPSLPSHSKTEASRGRAWLHCLATALCMPLYLPRRLTIPDIAAHRWSRPYAIASAALAPVLLAFTWTSQRHNPVSSTHRHSLAVLLGGAGLGLILAALAAATTDATSPPRGRKRRVPWLAAGFLMSVLWAYTLARELVALLVAIGYVVGVRPSVLGVTVLAWGDSLGDLVSNVAMAVHGGPGGAQTAVSGCYAGPLFNTVVGLGLSLALAAGARHPAPFLVPADAAAYEAVGFLAAALAWALFVVPVRGMRIDRVYGVGLIAIYLCFFAVRVFETLGLWSS, via the coding sequence ATGGCGCTCTCCCGCAGGCGCGCGCGcactgcccccgccgccgtccccagcGCCTgcttcctcctgctcctgctcctcctcctcacctcctcctccctcctctcccccactcCCCCCAGCCGCGACGGCAGCTCCTCCTCGTCCCTCTTCGCCGGTAAGGGGGCGCAGGGGAGCGACTGCGCGGAGCTGCAGTCCATCGCGGGCGGGGAGGCCCGGTGCGCGTACCTCCGCGCGCACTCCCCCTGCTCCCCCGCGGGGTACGTCGACTACCTCCGCCTCTTCTACTGCGGCTtcgccggcgcgccggcggcggcgtgcaccGTGCTCGCGCTGTGGCTCGCGGTGCTCTTCTACCTGCTGGGCGACACCGCGTCCGAGTACTTCTGCGCGTCGCTCGAGGGCCTCTCGTCGGCGCTGCGGCTTCCCCCCGCTGTCGCGGGCGTCACGCTGCTCTCGCTCGGGAACGGCGCGCCCGACGTGTTCGCCAGCGTCGTGTCCTTCGCCGCGGGCGACGTTGGCGGGGTCGGGCTCGACAGCGCGCTCGGCGGGGCGCTCTTCGTGTCCACCGTCGTCGCGGGCGCCGTCGCGCTCGCCGTGGGCGCCCGCGGCGGGATCGTCGTCGAGCCGCGGGGGTTCGTGCGCGAcctctgcttcctcctcctcgcgctctgCTACCTGCTCGCCGTGCTCGTGAACGGCGCAGTCACCGTCTGGGTCGCCGTGTCGTTCGTCTCGCTCTACGTCGGctacgtcgtcgtcgtctggaCCTCCCACTGCTGCGCCGAGCAGGgcaagccgcccgccgccggcctcgccgcgccgctcctcctcgatgaggacgacgacgtCCCGTCCCTGCCGTCCCACTCCAAGACAGAGGCATCAAGGGGAAGAGCCTGGCTGCATTGCCTCGCGACCGCGCTCTGCATGCCGCTGtacctcccgcgccgcctcacCATCCCGGACATCGCCGCGCACCGCTGGTCCCGGCCCTACGCCATCGCATCCGCCGCGCTCGCGCCGGTCCTCCTCGCCTTCACCTGGACATCGCAGCGCCACAACCCGGTGTCCTCCACCCACCGGCACAGCCTCGCGGtgctcctcggcggcgccggtctCGGCCTCATcctggccgcgctcgccgctgccaccacggacgccacctcccctccccgcgGCCGTAAGCGCCGGGTGCCGTGGCTCGCCGCGGGCTTCCTAATGAGCGTGCTGTGGGCGTACACGCTGGCCCGCGAGCTCGTGGCGCTCCTGGTGGCCATCGGCTACGTGGTGGGCGTCAGGCCGAGCGTGCTGGGCGTGACGGTGCTGGCCTGGGGCGACTCCCTGGGCGACCTGGTGTCGAACGTGGCGATGGCGGTGCACGGCGGGCCGGGGGGCGCGCAGACGGCGGTGTCCGGGTGCTACGCGGGCCCGCTGTTCAACACGGTGGTCGGGCTGGGCCTGTcgctggcgctggcggcgggcgcgcggcaccCGGCGCCGTTCTTGGTGcccgcggacgcggcggcgtaCGAGGCGGTGGGGTTCCTGGCCGCGGCGCTGGCGTGGGCGCTGTTCGTGGTGCCCGTCCGCGGGATGCGGATCGACCGCGTCTACGGGGTGGGGCTCATCGCCATCTACCTCTGCTTCTTCGCCGTGCGCGTCTTCGAGACCCTGGGGCTCTGGAGTAGCTAG
- the LOC101759985 gene encoding inactive protein RESTRICTED TEV MOVEMENT 2 encodes MDATRASNRAYEEYDPSVEWSRGADVDSVRITLPGFKREDIRVLVDNHGHLRTRGERQIAGTRWSRFQKDFQLPDNCNVDGIRAKFESETLTITLPKKTASPPAAAPVAAPSQRIPPPALPELPGRPAVPAAPLAPAASQRQPAERRPSLPRKPAAPELPARLPSVPTPEPEPSLEAVQRAKEEEEKKRMEMETMGKMEEDRKAAQKKEQEDEAAAMGEMAMARQPRPASASRGLLVNVAVAVVVLLGITAYVWHTLRNAAGGAGDHGHGHGHLGAGSYGDEM; translated from the exons ATGGACGCCACCAGGGCCAGCAACCGCGCCTACGAGGAGTACGACCCCTCCGTCGAGTGGAGCCGCGGCGCCGATGTCGACAGCGTCAGGATCACGCTCCCAG GGTTCAAGAGGGAGGACATCCGGGTGCTGGTGGACAACCACGGGCACCTGAGGACGCGCGGCGAGCGGCAAATCGCCGGCACCAGGTGGAGCCGCTTCCAGAAGGACTTCCAGCTCCCGGACAACTGCAACGTCGACGGCATCCGCGCCAAGTTCGAGAGCGAGACGCTCACCATCACGCTCCCCAAGAAGACAGCctctccgccggccgccgccccagtGGCGGCGCCGTCGCAGAGGATCCCGCCACCGGCGCTTCCGGAGCTGCCGGGGAGGCCCGCCgtgccggcggcgccgctggcgCCTGCTGCCTCCCAGAGGCAGCCCGCCGAGCGCAGGCCGTCGCTGCCGAGGaagccggcggcgccggagctgccCGCGCGGCTGCCCTCCGTTCCGACGCCTGAGCCCGAGCCGTCGCTGGAAGCCGTCCAGAgggcgaaggaggaggaggagaagaagcggatggagatggagacgatgGGGAAGATGGAGGAGGACAGGAAGGCGGCGCAGAAGAAGGAGCAGGAGGATGAAGCAGCGGCGATGGGAGAGATGGCGATGGCGCGCCAGCCCAGGCCGGCCTCCGCGAGCCGCGGGCTGCTGGTGAACGTGGCGGTCGCGGTGGTGGTGCTCCTCGGGATCACCGCCTACGTGTGGCACACCCTGCGGAAcgcagccggcggcgccggcgatcaCGGGCACGGCCACGGGCACCTGGGAGCCGGGAGCTACGGCGACGAGATGTGA
- the LOC101759582 gene encoding uncharacterized protein LOC101759582, with product MNPKLLGLGNLRSATKEARGALRCDGEAEKTFLLQSMEVSAGLRQPPVAPAASLRGRRSVRPPLRAVSPSTRSVSRAVKVRASAIYDLQRSKSNLESLFCYDKSVPEEDIGKPTGLNLEKKNVGENPPCSSCEAKGAVLCATCAGTGLYVDSILESQGIIVKVRCLGCGGTGNIMCSKCGGRGHT from the exons ATGAACCCGAAGCTGCTGGGGCTTGGAAATCTGAGAAGCGCAACAAAAGAAGCTCGGGGAGCTCTCCGCTGCGACGGCGAGGCCGAGAAAACTTTCCTCTTGCAGAGCATGGAGGTCTCCGCTGGGCTCCGGCAGCCGCCAGTCGCCCCGGCGGCGTCGCTCCGAGGGCGTCGATCCGTGCGGCCGCCGTTGCGTGCGGTTTCCCCTTCGACGCGGTCCGTGTCCCGGGCGGTTAAG GTTAGAGCAAGTGCAATTTATGACCTCCAAAGAAGTAAAAGTAACCTCGAATCATTATTCTGCTATGACAAATCTGTTCCAGAAGAGGACATTGGGAAACCAACTGGTCTAAATTTGGAAAAGAAGAATGTTGGGGAGAATCCTCCCTGCTCAAGCTGTGAAGCTAAAGGTGCTGTGTTGTGTGCAACTTGTGCTGGTACAGGCTTGTATGTTGACTCAATACTAGAGAGCCAAGGAATCATTGTAAAAGTCAGATGTCTAG GTTGTGGAGGAACTGGAAACATTATGTGCTCCAAATGTGGAGGACGTGGGCACACATGA